In Halarcobacter mediterraneus, the following proteins share a genomic window:
- a CDS encoding M16 family metallopeptidase encodes MSATLKHIKINNINVPIVFEEDKHLPILNLQLVFKNSGYIQDKNKNGLASLSAKLLNEGTKELGSTKFAQKLEDSAISLHSNIGFETFVIELSSIKEVNDKGLKLLKQLLNDPNYDKDVLEKLKTISTGGLKRKEHDFDYIASTNLKKILFKNTPLESPASGTIKSISNIKLSDIENFLNKTIDLNNLIIVAGGDINFKDLSKKLNSLLKDIKADNSNKFQEVKVSEKVQTKIIKKDTQQAYIYFGSPFYTNVSSNDNYKAKVASFILGGSGFGSRLMEEIRVKRGLAYSAYGYVSINKSHTYFTGYLQTKLESADEAKDLVIQIVDNFVKEGVTKEELDSAKNFILGSEPLRTETLSQRLHRAFTLYYRGLDFNYTEKELEKIENLTLEELNSYIQSHKEIKKLSFSIVRK; translated from the coding sequence ATGTCTGCTACTTTAAAGCATATAAAAATTAACAATATTAACGTACCTATCGTTTTTGAAGAGGACAAGCACCTGCCAATATTAAATTTGCAGCTTGTCTTTAAAAATTCTGGATATATACAAGATAAAAATAAAAATGGTTTAGCATCTCTTTCAGCAAAACTGCTTAATGAAGGGACTAAAGAATTAGGTTCTACAAAGTTTGCACAAAAACTTGAGGACTCTGCAATTTCTTTACATTCTAATATAGGATTTGAAACTTTTGTAATTGAACTTTCATCAATTAAAGAAGTAAATGACAAAGGACTTAAACTTTTAAAACAATTATTAAATGATCCTAATTATGATAAAGATGTTTTAGAAAAACTTAAAACAATAAGTACAGGTGGCTTAAAAAGAAAAGAACATGATTTTGACTATATTGCAAGTACAAATCTAAAAAAAATCCTTTTTAAAAATACTCCTTTAGAAAGTCCTGCTAGTGGAACAATAAAGTCGATTTCTAATATAAAACTTTCTGATATTGAAAACTTTTTAAATAAGACAATAGATTTAAACAACTTAATAATTGTTGCAGGTGGAGATATTAATTTTAAAGATTTATCTAAAAAATTAAACTCATTATTAAAAGACATAAAAGCAGATAATAGTAATAAATTCCAAGAAGTAAAGGTATCAGAAAAAGTTCAAACAAAAATTATAAAAAAAGATACTCAACAAGCCTATATTTATTTTGGAAGTCCATTTTATACAAATGTATCTAGTAATGACAACTATAAAGCAAAAGTTGCTTCATTCATTCTTGGAGGAAGTGGTTTTGGAAGTAGACTTATGGAAGAGATAAGAGTTAAAAGAGGTTTAGCTTATTCTGCATATGGATATGTATCAATTAATAAATCACATACTTACTTCACAGGATATTTACAAACAAAGTTAGAAAGTGCTGATGAAGCTAAAGATTTAGTAATTCAAATTGTTGATAATTTCGTTAAAGAAGGAGTTACTAAAGAAGAATTAGATTCAGCTAAAAATTTTATTTTAGGTAGTGAACCACTAAGAACAGAAACACTATCTCAAAGGCTACATAGAGCTTTTACTTTATATTACAGAGGTTTAGACTTTAACTATACTGAAAAAGAACTAGAAAAAATAGAAAACCTAACATTAGAAGAGTTAAACTCTTATATCCAATCTCATAAAGAGATTAAAAAATTATCATTCTCAATAGTAAGGAAATAA
- a CDS encoding glutamate--tRNA ligase encodes MLRFTINPINDINIDDLRIVLYNYIISKQLNEKLLIRINDLEKDKIAEGKDKETLEILSLFSIDYENTIYQSDNLKYHQKLAMQLMNQKKAFACFCSDEKLEELKGEAKKQNKPFEYDGFCETLSDETVLNVNAPFTVRIKKPETKIEFNNLLKEKLSFSPSEIDSFVILNHDKKPTYNYACSVDDMLYDISTVIRKEAYSVNSAKQIHIRNLLNYDKEINYIHIASLESKNNYTIKSLIDEGFLPAAIANYLVLLGNESHDELFTIEDAIEWFDIKKISKKVLHFDIDKLKSLNKKHLEEIDEMRLSKILGFADVDIGKLAKLFLEDSNTIKEIKEKINLVFSQKSNYQGSNEDFQQIKKCLRNAPFIETFEELKTYILNKTNLKKENIITPLTYLLIGEEKNKDISKIYLLIKNYLGEIIK; translated from the coding sequence TTGTTAAGATTTACTATAAATCCTATAAATGACATAAATATAGATGATTTAAGAATAGTTTTATACAACTATATAATTTCAAAACAGCTAAATGAAAAACTTTTAATAAGAATCAATGATTTAGAAAAAGATAAAATTGCAGAAGGAAAAGATAAAGAAACTTTAGAAATTCTATCTCTTTTTTCAATAGATTATGAGAATACTATTTACCAAAGTGATAATCTAAAATATCATCAAAAACTTGCAATGCAATTAATGAATCAAAAAAAAGCTTTTGCATGTTTTTGCTCCGATGAAAAACTAGAAGAATTAAAGGGTGAAGCTAAAAAACAAAATAAACCTTTTGAATATGATGGATTTTGTGAAACTCTTTCAGATGAAACTGTATTGAATGTAAATGCTCCTTTTACAGTAAGAATAAAAAAACCTGAAACAAAAATTGAATTTAATAATTTATTAAAAGAAAAGCTTTCTTTTTCACCTTCTGAAATAGATTCTTTTGTAATCCTAAATCATGATAAGAAACCAACATATAACTATGCTTGTTCTGTAGATGATATGCTATATGATATTTCAACAGTAATTAGAAAAGAGGCTTATTCTGTAAATAGTGCAAAACAAATACATATAAGAAATCTACTTAATTATGATAAAGAAATTAACTATATTCACATAGCAAGTCTTGAATCTAAAAATAATTATACAATCAAAAGTCTTATTGATGAAGGTTTTCTTCCCGCAGCTATCGCCAATTATTTGGTACTTCTTGGAAATGAATCACATGATGAACTTTTTACGATAGAAGATGCTATTGAATGGTTTGACATAAAAAAAATATCCAAAAAAGTACTTCATTTTGATATTGATAAATTAAAATCTTTAAATAAGAAACATCTTGAAGAAATAGATGAGATGAGACTTTCTAAAATTTTAGGTTTTGCAGATGTTGATATTGGAAAATTAGCAAAACTCTTCTTAGAAGATTCAAATACAATAAAAGAAATAAAAGAAAAAATAAATCTTGTATTTTCTCAGAAATCAAATTATCAAGGTTCCAATGAAGATTTTCAACAAATAAAAAAATGCTTAAGAAACGCTCCTTTTATTGAAACTTTTGAAGAATTAAAAACTTATATTTTAAATAAAACAAATTTAAAAAAAGAAAATATAATCACTCCATTAACTTATCTTTTAATAGGAGAAGAAAAAAATAAAGATATTTCTAAAATATATTTATTAATTAAAAACTACTTAGGAGAAATAATAAAATGA
- a CDS encoding YggT family protein: MIDALLGSIFTVILSVIFLYKWVIIIAAIISWVRPDPYNPIVQMLYRLTEPAYNLVRKYIPTVFGGMDFAPIIVILVLIFLETFLGKLFMSM, encoded by the coding sequence ATGATAGACGCACTTTTAGGTTCAATATTTACGGTTATACTAAGTGTAATCTTTCTTTATAAATGGGTTATAATTATTGCAGCAATAATTTCATGGGTAAGACCAGATCCTTACAATCCTATAGTTCAAATGTTATATAGATTAACAGAACCTGCTTATAATCTTGTGAGAAAATATATTCCTACAGTATTTGGTGGTATGGATTTTGCTCCAATTATTGTAATATTAGTATTGATTTTTCTTGAAACATTCCTAGGCAAATTATTTATGAGTATGTAA
- the mobB gene encoding molybdopterin-guanine dinucleotide biosynthesis protein B produces the protein MNKQYKKFAIAFSGPSNSGKTTLIIKISEALQAKGHKVCIVKHDPGDKANFDFPKKDSFKFSQTGANVAVVSPKRTTYFKNETSSIDEIIETFKEFDYLLVEGLKTLPLPRITIFREKVDESYFKYSDAIAIDHTINQKDIPSTLDKLNLNNLNEIINWIENKAKRV, from the coding sequence ATGAATAAACAATATAAAAAATTTGCAATAGCCTTTAGTGGCCCTTCTAATAGTGGTAAAACAACACTTATTATTAAAATTTCAGAAGCTTTACAAGCTAAAGGTCATAAAGTTTGTATTGTTAAGCATGATCCAGGGGATAAAGCAAACTTTGACTTTCCCAAAAAAGATAGTTTCAAGTTTTCTCAAACAGGTGCAAATGTAGCAGTTGTTAGCCCTAAACGAACAACTTATTTTAAGAATGAAACTTCATCAATTGATGAAATTATTGAAACATTTAAAGAATTTGATTATTTACTAGTTGAAGGATTAAAAACACTTCCTCTTCCTAGAATAACTATATTTAGAGAAAAGGTAGATGAAAGTTATTTCAAATATAGTGATGCTATTGCTATAGACCATACAATAAACCAAAAAGATATTCCCTCTACTTTAGATAAATTAAATTTAAATAATTTGAATGAAATAATAAACTGGATTGAAAATAAAGCAAAGAGAGTTTAA
- a CDS encoding class 1 fructose-bisphosphatase, translating to MQEIFEAIKEASKQIQDVIELGDTAKSENENSTGDTQLKLDIASDIIIEKIFSTIPSIKSIVSEEREDIIQLNDEGDYLIAYDPLDGSSLVDVNLSVGSIYGIYKNDFSGENIIASVYVVFGPRVEMVIAANNEVKLYRLFENNFNYIKDIKLEKKGSLTATGSTQMCWSEQHKKLINQMYEDGYYLRYSGGMVPDLHQILLKGGGLFSYPGTTDRPEGKLRQLFEVFPFALTYEFAGGKAVNGKDRVLEIKTNHIHDTSPCFFGSNDEINRVLEVYKENV from the coding sequence ATGCAAGAAATATTTGAAGCAATAAAAGAAGCAAGTAAGCAAATACAAGATGTAATCGAATTAGGTGATACTGCAAAAAGTGAAAACGAAAATTCTACAGGAGATACTCAGTTAAAACTTGATATTGCAAGTGATATCATTATTGAAAAAATATTTTCGACTATACCTTCAATAAAATCAATAGTTAGTGAAGAAAGAGAAGATATTATTCAATTAAATGATGAAGGTGATTATCTAATTGCATATGATCCTTTAGATGGTTCTTCTCTAGTTGATGTAAATTTATCGGTTGGTTCAATTTATGGAATATATAAAAATGACTTTTCAGGAGAAAATATAATTGCCTCTGTATATGTTGTTTTTGGACCAAGAGTTGAAATGGTAATAGCTGCTAATAATGAAGTAAAATTATACAGACTATTTGAAAATAATTTTAATTATATAAAAGATATAAAATTAGAAAAAAAAGGTAGTTTAACAGCTACAGGTTCTACTCAAATGTGTTGGTCTGAACAACATAAAAAACTTATAAATCAAATGTATGAAGATGGTTATTATTTAAGGTATTCAGGAGGAATGGTTCCTGATTTACATCAAATACTTTTAAAAGGTGGAGGACTTTTTTCTTACCCTGGAACAACGGATAGACCAGAAGGAAAATTAAGACAATTATTTGAAGTTTTTCCTTTTGCTCTAACCTATGAATTCGCAGGGGGAAAAGCTGTTAATGGTAAAGATAGAGTTTTAGAAATTAAAACCAATCACATCCATGATACAAGCCCATGTTTTTTTGGTTCTAATGATGAAATTAATAGAGTATTAGAAGTTTATAAAGAAAATGTCTAA
- the metG gene encoding methionine--tRNA ligase, whose protein sequence is MEKSCKNVYITTPIYYVNDVAHIGHAYTTIIADMLARYSRLTGEKTFFLTGTDEHGQKIAQSAEARGKTAKEYADEVSGKFRQLWDDFDITYDKFIRTTDEEHKTGVQKAFEKMYNKGDIYKGEYEGFYCVSCETFFTEKQLVDEEFCPDCGRPTTIVKEESFFFKLSAYEDNLIKWYEENEDCILPRAKKNEIINFVKGGLKDLSISRTSFDWGVKLPESLNEPHHVMYVWLDALLNYITALGYGTNEENMEFWPANIQLVGKDILRFHSIYWPAFLMSLDLPLPKHIAAHGWWTRDGEKMSKSKGNVVDPKEVADAYGLDAFRYFMLREVPFGQDGDFSQKALIDRINSDLGNDLGNLLNRISGMSGKYFDFKIDSKDVKKYHEKELKEVEDILNNIENYIFNMQLNKYLEDIWKVLTIANKAIGDYEPWAKMKEGKEEEAMALVALITNIMAKVALLLDSVMPEKISKIANSLGIEINTDTYNKLIKNKELIDTTTITKVEQLFPRIEEVLLEQAKVTDISKSEVEEKASKTEEIEEDNLITIDKFFDTTLKIGTIIEAEEVPKSKKLLKLKVDLGEENPRQILAGIKEFYSAEELIGTQACVVANLKPAKLMGMISEGMLLAAKDENGLSLLRPEASKKNGTKVS, encoded by the coding sequence ATGGAAAAATCTTGTAAAAATGTTTATATTACTACACCAATTTATTATGTAAATGATGTGGCTCACATAGGTCATGCATATACAACAATAATTGCTGATATGTTAGCAAGATATTCAAGACTAACAGGGGAAAAGACTTTCTTTCTAACAGGTACTGATGAACATGGACAAAAGATTGCTCAAAGTGCAGAAGCTAGAGGAAAAACTGCAAAAGAGTATGCAGATGAAGTTTCTGGTAAATTTAGACAACTTTGGGATGATTTTGATATTACTTATGACAAGTTTATTAGAACAACAGATGAAGAACATAAAACTGGTGTTCAAAAAGCTTTTGAAAAAATGTATAACAAAGGCGATATATATAAAGGTGAGTATGAAGGTTTTTACTGTGTATCATGTGAAACTTTTTTTACAGAAAAACAATTAGTTGATGAAGAGTTTTGCCCTGACTGTGGTCGACCGACTACTATCGTAAAAGAAGAAAGTTTCTTTTTTAAATTATCTGCATATGAAGATAATTTAATTAAATGGTATGAAGAAAATGAAGATTGTATTTTACCAAGAGCAAAGAAAAATGAAATAATTAATTTTGTTAAAGGTGGATTAAAAGATTTATCTATCTCTAGAACTTCATTTGATTGGGGAGTTAAACTACCTGAATCTTTAAATGAACCACATCACGTTATGTATGTTTGGCTTGATGCTTTATTAAATTATATTACAGCATTGGGTTATGGTACAAATGAAGAAAATATGGAGTTTTGGCCAGCAAATATACAGCTTGTAGGGAAAGATATATTAAGATTCCACTCTATTTATTGGCCAGCTTTTCTAATGAGTTTAGACCTACCTCTTCCAAAACATATTGCAGCGCATGGATGGTGGACAAGAGATGGAGAAAAGATGTCTAAATCGAAAGGAAATGTAGTTGATCCTAAAGAAGTAGCTGATGCTTATGGGCTAGACGCTTTCAGATATTTTATGTTAAGAGAAGTACCTTTTGGACAAGATGGTGACTTTTCACAAAAAGCTTTAATTGATAGAATTAATTCTGATTTAGGGAATGATTTAGGGAATTTATTAAATAGAATATCTGGAATGAGTGGAAAATATTTTGATTTTAAAATTGATTCTAAAGATGTAAAAAAATATCACGAAAAAGAATTAAAAGAAGTAGAAGATATTTTAAATAATATAGAAAACTATATTTTCAACATGCAATTAAATAAGTACTTAGAAGATATTTGGAAAGTTTTAACTATTGCAAATAAAGCTATCGGTGATTATGAACCTTGGGCCAAAATGAAAGAAGGTAAAGAAGAAGAAGCAATGGCATTAGTAGCATTAATCACAAATATAATGGCTAAAGTTGCCCTACTTTTAGATTCAGTTATGCCTGAAAAAATTTCAAAAATAGCAAATTCTTTAGGAATAGAAATAAACACTGATACTTATAATAAATTAATAAAAAATAAAGAATTAATAGATACTACAACAATAACAAAAGTAGAACAACTTTTCCCAAGAATTGAAGAAGTTTTACTGGAACAAGCTAAAGTAACTGATATATCAAAAAGTGAAGTAGAAGAAAAAGCTTCAAAAACAGAAGAGATAGAAGAAGACAATTTAATTACTATTGATAAGTTTTTTGATACTACCTTAAAAATTGGAACAATAATAGAAGCAGAAGAAGTTCCTAAATCTAAAAAATTATTAAAATTAAAAGTAGACTTAGGTGAAGAAAACCCAAGACAAATATTAGCTGGAATAAAAGAATTTTATTCTGCTGAAGAACTAATAGGTACTCAAGCTTGTGTTGTGGCAAACTTAAAACCAGCAAAGTTAATGGGAATGATTAGTGAAGGTATGCTCTTAGCTGCAAAAGATGAAAATGGTTTATCTTTATTAAGACCAGAAGCATCTAAAAAGAATGGTACAAAAGTAAGCTAG
- a CDS encoding peptidoglycan synthetase, with the protein MQITSILDIIDGRLLNQPSISFIYSIKTNVKRVKEGDLFIVQKKEDIPLALENGAFAIVIDEEVEILDNEIAWIKVKKLNEAIIKLIRFLLSNKKLTAFFCNTISFQLFNILKKTTLHSHIKIVPNDLSKFFKLIDELEDNDTIICSKKELLDDIYPVNFDFNTKHYEIKNLIEHSIFETSFSYQDRYFSKVKISSLYLKEFLDVYSFLGFNADLNKLKKFNNLKPIFVDKLINHTDYGKTDKFLIAQNNQLLIDQEIKYLKNKYKYAKILYLTLEEVDDNTNLDYIHIDSLEDLKNILKKSQFNAVYFLGIDYETLYNQISKQNNGPTLI; encoded by the coding sequence GTGCAAATCACATCTATTTTAGACATAATTGATGGAAGGTTATTAAATCAACCATCAATCTCTTTTATATATTCAATAAAAACTAATGTAAAAAGAGTAAAAGAAGGTGACTTATTTATTGTACAAAAAAAAGAAGACATTCCTTTAGCTCTAGAAAATGGTGCCTTTGCAATTGTTATTGATGAAGAAGTGGAGATATTAGATAATGAAATTGCATGGATAAAAGTAAAAAAACTAAATGAAGCAATAATAAAACTTATTAGATTTTTATTATCAAATAAAAAACTAACTGCTTTTTTTTGTAATACAATAAGCTTTCAACTTTTTAATATACTAAAAAAAACCACTTTACATTCACATATAAAAATAGTGCCTAATGACTTATCAAAGTTTTTTAAGTTAATTGATGAGCTTGAAGATAACGATACTATCATTTGTTCAAAAAAAGAGTTACTTGATGATATTTATCCAGTAAATTTTGATTTTAACACAAAGCATTATGAAATAAAAAACTTAATTGAACATTCAATCTTTGAAACTTCGTTCTCTTATCAAGATAGATATTTTTCAAAAGTAAAAATTTCAAGTTTATATCTAAAAGAATTTTTAGATGTTTATAGTTTTTTAGGTTTCAATGCAGATTTAAATAAACTAAAAAAATTTAATAATCTAAAACCAATTTTTGTAGATAAATTAATAAATCATACAGATTATGGAAAAACAGATAAATTTTTAATTGCACAAAATAATCAGCTCTTAATAGATCAAGAAATAAAATATTTAAAAAATAAATATAAATATGCAAAAATCTTATATCTAACATTAGAAGAAGTTGATGATAATACTAATTTAGACTACATCCATATTGATTCCTTAGAAGATTTAAAAAATATTCTAAAAAAAAGTCAATTTAATGCAGTCTATTTTTTAGGAATTGATTATGAAACACTTTATAATCAAATCTCAAAGCAAAATAATGGTCCTACTTTAATTTAA
- a CDS encoding S24 family peptidase, with translation MLNVSEIIEKLKDIISKDGKNGKIFDKDVASALALSQVNFATMKNRGKIPFSNILDFCAKKKISINWLLYNQNPGSLVDSTDKYWIRYYPEVNVSAGGGAFENIDEYESLEVPPYFLNMLGGKENLKNIEAINVVGDSMEPTLNSENIIFLDKTKIDVSRDGIYAFTTNHGLFVKRIQRRVDGKLDIISDNKDYPIQILDKSEVNVLGKVTSTFGMIY, from the coding sequence ATGCTAAATGTTTCAGAAATTATAGAAAAACTAAAAGATATAATCAGTAAAGATGGCAAAAATGGAAAAATTTTTGATAAAGATGTGGCTAGTGCTTTAGCTTTAAGCCAAGTGAATTTTGCAACAATGAAAAACCGAGGTAAAATACCTTTTTCAAATATCTTAGATTTCTGTGCTAAAAAAAAGATTTCAATTAACTGGTTACTATATAATCAAAATCCAGGTTCTCTTGTAGATTCAACAGATAAATACTGGATAAGATATTATCCTGAGGTAAATGTAAGTGCAGGGGGAGGTGCTTTTGAAAATATAGATGAATATGAAAGTTTAGAAGTACCTCCTTATTTCTTAAATATGTTAGGAGGGAAGGAAAATCTTAAAAATATTGAAGCAATTAATGTTGTGGGAGACTCTATGGAACCAACATTAAATAGTGAAAATATAATATTTTTAGACAAAACTAAAATAGATGTTTCAAGGGATGGGATTTATGCTTTTACAACAAATCATGGACTTTTTGTTAAAAGAATACAAAGAAGAGTTGATGGTAAACTTGATATTATTTCGGACAATAAAGACTATCCCATTCAGATATTAGATAAAAGTGAAGTAAATGTACTTGGTAAAGTAACAAGTACATTTGGAATGATTTATTAA
- a CDS encoding OadG family protein — METNLIAEAVKFMILGMGIVFLFLIVMVYALKLQAKIIAKFFPEKEEAKPTKSKTTQASNNNNTAKIAAIVAAVQHHKNLKG; from the coding sequence ATGGAAACTAACTTAATTGCTGAAGCAGTCAAGTTTATGATTTTAGGTATGGGAATAGTTTTTCTATTCTTAATCGTAATGGTTTATGCATTAAAATTACAAGCTAAGATAATTGCTAAGTTCTTTCCTGAGAAAGAAGAAGCTAAACCTACTAAATCAAAAACTACACAGGCTTCAAATAATAATAACACTGCAAAGATAGCTGCTATTGTAGCTGCTGTTCAACATCACAAAAATCTAAAAGGTTAA
- a CDS encoding biotin/lipoyl-containing protein encodes MAKKYIDVMDTTFRDGFQSVFGGRVLMEDFFPAVEAAKEAGITHFEFGGGARFQSLFFYLQENAFEMMDKFRELVGPEANLQTLARGINTVMLDTGSRELVEMHAKMFSKHGVTTVRNFDALNDVQNLEYSAECIKKYGLNHEVVVTLMDLPPGCTGAHDVPFYEKTLRNILDKGVPFDSICFKDASGTSSPQKVFDTIKMARSLVGEDTHIRLHTHETAGVSVSCYLAALDAGADGIDLAASPVSGGTSQPDILTMMHAVKGMNYDLGGLDTQKILKYQEVLNNCLKDYFMPPEATQVSPLIPFSPMPGGALTANTQMMRDNGTLDKFPEVIKAMREVVEKGGYGTSVTPVSQFYWQQAYANVMFGPWKQIAPGYGKMVLGYFGKTPVQPDEEIVKLASEKLKLEPTSENPLDIADKDEKKTMKYWENRLKEESLETSEENIFIAAACDEKGIAFLKGESPLNVRKVDNSTCENDKNCELGENNGMSNASGNYTVVVDGQKFSVSVAEGDADIQVTPVENKTSEASTTTNTQTSGSGSEVPATVSGNLWKMNVKVGDTVKQGEIIAILEAMKMEIDVEAPCDGTVSAILANPGDAVEEGQAIATIS; translated from the coding sequence ATGGCTAAGAAATATATTGATGTCATGGATACTACTTTTAGAGATGGATTTCAATCTGTCTTCGGAGGTAGAGTTTTAATGGAAGACTTCTTCCCTGCAGTTGAGGCTGCAAAAGAAGCTGGTATTACACATTTTGAATTTGGTGGAGGAGCAAGATTCCAATCTTTATTTTTCTACTTACAGGAAAATGCTTTTGAAATGATGGATAAGTTTAGAGAACTTGTTGGTCCTGAAGCAAATTTACAAACTTTAGCAAGAGGTATTAATACTGTAATGCTAGATACAGGTTCTAGAGAACTTGTTGAAATGCATGCAAAAATGTTTTCTAAACATGGAGTAACAACGGTAAGAAACTTTGATGCTTTAAATGATGTTCAAAACCTTGAATATTCAGCAGAATGTATAAAAAAATATGGTTTAAATCATGAAGTTGTTGTAACTCTTATGGATTTACCTCCAGGTTGTACAGGAGCACATGATGTTCCTTTCTATGAAAAAACTTTAAGAAATATATTAGATAAAGGTGTTCCTTTTGATTCTATTTGTTTTAAAGATGCTTCAGGTACATCTTCTCCTCAAAAAGTTTTTGATACTATAAAAATGGCTAGAAGTCTTGTAGGGGAAGACACTCATATAAGACTTCATACTCATGAAACTGCTGGAGTCTCAGTATCTTGCTATTTAGCTGCTCTTGATGCAGGAGCTGATGGTATTGATTTAGCTGCAAGTCCTGTAAGTGGAGGGACATCTCAACCAGATATTTTAACAATGATGCATGCAGTAAAAGGTATGAATTATGATCTTGGTGGATTAGATACTCAAAAAATATTAAAATATCAAGAAGTATTAAATAATTGTCTAAAAGATTATTTTATGCCTCCTGAAGCAACTCAAGTATCTCCTTTAATTCCTTTCTCACCTATGCCAGGTGGAGCATTAACTGCAAATACTCAAATGATGAGAGATAATGGAACTTTAGATAAATTTCCAGAAGTAATTAAGGCTATGAGAGAAGTAGTTGAAAAAGGTGGATATGGAACTTCAGTAACACCTGTTTCTCAATTTTATTGGCAGCAAGCATATGCAAATGTTATGTTTGGACCTTGGAAACAAATAGCGCCAGGTTATGGAAAAATGGTTTTAGGTTATTTTGGTAAAACACCTGTTCAACCTGATGAAGAAATAGTAAAATTAGCTTCAGAAAAATTAAAACTTGAACCAACTTCTGAAAACCCATTAGACATAGCTGATAAAGATGAAAAAAAGACTATGAAATATTGGGAGAATAGACTAAAAGAAGAAAGTCTAGAAACTTCAGAAGAAAATATATTCATTGCTGCAGCTTGTGATGAAAAAGGAATTGCTTTCTTAAAAGGAGAAAGTCCTTTAAATGTAAGAAAAGTTGATAATTCAACTTGTGAAAATGATAAAAATTGTGAATTAGGAGAAAATAACGGTATGAGTAATGCAAGTGGAAACTACACTGTTGTTGTAGATGGTCAAAAATTTAGTGTAAGTGTTGCTGAGGGTGATGCAGATATTCAAGTAACTCCAGTAGAAAATAAAACTTCTGAAGCTTCAACAACTACAAATACACAAACATCAGGAAGTGGTTCAGAAGTTCCTGCAACTGTTTCTGGAAACTTATGGAAGATGAATGTTAAAGTAGGAGATACTGTTAAACAAGGTGAAATTATAGCAATTTTAGAAGCTATGAAAATGGAAATTGATGTAGAAGCTCCTTGTGATGGAACAGTTAGTGCAATTTTAGCTAATCCAGGTGATGCCGTCGAAGAGGGTCAAGCAATAGCAACTATTAGCTAA